The Aquidulcibacter paucihalophilus genome has a window encoding:
- a CDS encoding class I SAM-dependent methyltransferase, with product MTDASTSTGKTSSFGFRDVDAKEKVQLVRGVFDSVASSYDLMNDLMSGGVHRLWKDAAAAKLNPRPGETILDVAGGTGDMARRYAKMARAAQERRGGEDASIIVLDYNAEMIMAGVQKGGEPEMQWSVGDAMALPLPDASVDAYSISFGIRNVADIPQALREARRVLKPGGRFLCLEFSRPTAAAVRKAYDAWSFHAIPRIGGWVAGDRDSYQYLVESIRRFPDQTTFKGMIEDAGFSRVTVTNLSGGVAAIHHGWAI from the coding sequence ATGACCGACGCCTCCACCTCGACCGGCAAGACCTCATCCTTCGGCTTTCGCGACGTCGACGCGAAGGAGAAGGTGCAGCTTGTCCGCGGCGTGTTCGACAGCGTGGCGTCCAGCTACGACCTGATGAACGACCTGATGAGCGGGGGCGTGCACCGGCTCTGGAAGGATGCGGCGGCGGCCAAGCTGAACCCGCGGCCGGGCGAGACCATCCTCGATGTGGCCGGCGGCACCGGCGACATGGCGCGGCGCTATGCGAAGATGGCGCGGGCGGCGCAGGAGCGGCGCGGCGGCGAGGACGCCTCCATCATCGTGCTCGACTACAACGCCGAGATGATCATGGCCGGCGTGCAGAAGGGCGGCGAGCCCGAGATGCAGTGGTCGGTCGGGGACGCCATGGCCCTGCCGCTGCCGGACGCCTCGGTCGACGCCTATTCGATCAGTTTCGGCATCCGCAATGTGGCCGATATTCCGCAGGCCCTGCGCGAGGCGCGGCGGGTGCTGAAGCCGGGCGGGCGGTTCCTGTGCCTGGAGTTTTCGCGACCGACCGCGGCGGCGGTGCGCAAGGCCTATGACGCCTGGTCCTTCCACGCCATTCCGCGCATCGGCGGCTGGGTCGCGGGGGACCGGGACAGCTACCAGTATCTGGTCGAGAGCATCCGCCGCTTCCCGGACCAGACGACCTTCAAGGGCATGATCGAGGACGCCGGCTTCAGCCGGGTGACGGTGACCAATCTGTCGGGCGGCGTGGCCGCCATCCATCACGGGTGGGCGATCTGA
- a CDS encoding Crp/Fnr family transcriptional regulator has product MWIAALPAADRRRIEPHLHERPFEQGQMLYDAGEAVEEVWFPMSGVVSLMTILDDDRMIETAAIGREGLVGVTCGPMNARAASRAIAQVEGVSACCPADVFADALQDSEPMRMALAKFTESLFAQVQQTAACNARHRLDERLARWLLTIHDRAESDRFVLTQADIAGMLGVRRATVSEVGTLLVDKGLIRRGRGWVEVTDRKALEAAACGCYGAIRGLMKDLGVPRPKAGVH; this is encoded by the coding sequence ATGTGGATCGCCGCCCTTCCCGCCGCTGACCGGCGGCGGATCGAGCCTCATCTGCACGAACGGCCGTTTGAACAGGGCCAGATGCTGTACGACGCCGGAGAGGCGGTCGAGGAGGTCTGGTTCCCGATGAGCGGGGTGGTCTCCCTGATGACCATCCTCGACGACGACCGGATGATCGAGACGGCCGCCATCGGCCGGGAGGGTCTGGTCGGGGTCACCTGCGGGCCGATGAACGCCCGCGCCGCCAGTCGCGCCATTGCCCAGGTCGAGGGCGTCTCGGCCTGCTGTCCCGCGGACGTCTTCGCCGACGCCCTGCAGGACAGCGAGCCGATGCGGATGGCGCTGGCCAAATTCACCGAAAGCCTGTTCGCCCAGGTGCAGCAGACCGCGGCCTGCAACGCCCGGCACCGGCTGGACGAGCGGCTGGCGCGCTGGCTGCTGACCATCCATGACCGGGCCGAAAGCGATCGCTTCGTCCTGACCCAGGCCGATATCGCCGGCATGCTGGGCGTGCGCCGCGCCACGGTATCGGAAGTGGGCACCCTGCTGGTCGACAAGGGCCTGATCCGCCGGGGCCGCGGCTGGGTCGAGGTCACCGACCGCAAGGCGCTGGAAGCCGCTGCCTGCGGTTGCTACGGCGCGATCCGCGGCCTGATGAAGGACCTCGGCGTGCCGCGCCCGAAAGCCGGGGTTCACTGA
- a CDS encoding 4a-hydroxytetrahydrobiopterin dehydratase has protein sequence MADRIDVAEALKGLPLWRAHDGDRPAIARSLAFADFNAAFGFMTRVALLADKVDHHPEWSNVYNRVEVLLTTHDADGVTDRDVNMARFIDEAAGAMGAK, from the coding sequence ATGGCCGACCGGATTGACGTTGCGGAAGCTCTGAAAGGCCTGCCGCTGTGGCGCGCGCATGACGGCGACCGCCCGGCGATCGCCCGCAGCCTGGCCTTCGCCGACTTCAATGCCGCCTTCGGTTTCATGACCCGCGTCGCCCTGCTGGCGGACAAGGTCGATCATCATCCCGAGTGGTCGAACGTCTACAATCGCGTCGAGGTCCTGCTGACCACCCACGACGCCGACGGCGTGACCGACAGGGATGTAAACATGGCCCGCTTCATCGATGAGGCGGCCGGCGCGATGGGAGCGAAATGA
- a CDS encoding SDR family oxidoreductase — protein MTGKAGRVAGKQALITGAAGGLGESMAWMLAREGAKVAVTDVNLPGARALADAINTEIPGSAFAFQHDVAKEDQWASVIDGAVEAMGGLSILVNNAGVGDGLTFVEQDTVASWQRQFEINLLSIMLGCKHAMPHLRATAPASIINISSIAGLAAAPGMGAYNATKAGVWMYTKTVALEAAKMEWNVRCNSVHPVFIKTPILDPFIALAGGDEAKAHERLSRGIPLKRIGEPDDVAYCVLYLASDESKFVTGTEFKIDGGMLAQ, from the coding sequence ATGACGGGCAAGGCAGGACGGGTTGCGGGCAAACAGGCCCTGATCACAGGCGCGGCCGGCGGACTGGGCGAGTCCATGGCCTGGATGCTGGCGCGCGAGGGCGCCAAGGTCGCCGTGACCGACGTCAATCTGCCGGGCGCCCGGGCGCTCGCCGATGCCATCAATACCGAGATCCCCGGCTCGGCCTTCGCCTTCCAGCATGACGTCGCGAAAGAGGACCAGTGGGCCTCGGTCATCGACGGGGCCGTCGAGGCGATGGGCGGCCTGTCCATCCTCGTCAACAACGCGGGCGTCGGCGACGGCCTGACCTTCGTCGAACAGGATACGGTCGCGTCCTGGCAGCGTCAGTTCGAGATCAACCTGCTGTCGATCATGCTGGGCTGCAAACACGCCATGCCCCACCTGCGCGCTACCGCGCCGGCCTCGATCATCAACATCTCCTCGATCGCCGGCCTCGCCGCCGCCCCGGGCATGGGCGCCTACAACGCCACCAAGGCAGGGGTGTGGATGTACACCAAGACCGTCGCGCTCGAGGCGGCCAAGATGGAGTGGAACGTCCGCTGCAACTCGGTCCATCCGGTCTTCATCAAGACCCCGATCCTCGACCCCTTCATCGCCCTGGCCGGCGGCGACGAGGCCAAGGCCCACGAACGCCTCAGCCGCGGCATCCCGCTGAAGCGGATCGGCGAGCCTGACGACGTGGCGTACTGCGTCCTCTACCTCGCCTCGGACGAGTCGAAATTCGTCACCGGAACCGAGTTCAAGATCGACGGCGGCATGCTGGCGCAATGA
- a CDS encoding acyl-CoA thioesterase, whose protein sequence is MTDALPTAPAGQPVGRVIAMPADTNPEGDIFGGWLLAHMDLAGATPAFELAQGRCVTIALDGMVFHQPVSVGDEVSIYARVLKTGRTSIRVHVEAWKRPRNHAQAASVRVTEGVFTYVAIDEDRKPRTLPTAVG, encoded by the coding sequence GTGACCGACGCCCTTCCGACCGCGCCAGCCGGCCAGCCCGTCGGGCGCGTCATCGCCATGCCCGCCGACACCAATCCCGAGGGCGACATCTTCGGCGGCTGGCTGCTGGCCCACATGGACCTCGCCGGTGCCACCCCGGCCTTCGAACTGGCGCAAGGGCGCTGCGTGACCATCGCCCTGGACGGCATGGTCTTCCACCAGCCGGTTTCGGTGGGCGATGAGGTCTCGATCTACGCCCGCGTACTCAAGACCGGCCGCACCTCGATCCGCGTCCATGTCGAGGCCTGGAAACGCCCCCGCAACCACGCCCAGGCCGCCTCGGTGCGCGTGACCGAGGGCGTCTTCACCTATGTCGCCATCGACGAGGACCGCAAGCCGAGGACGCTGCCGACCGCCGTCGGATAA
- a CDS encoding peptide deformylase, producing the protein MSIRRILTIDNAADLAVLKQISTPVEGPVTDELRRLMDDMLDTMYDAPGIGLAAVQIGDTRRVIVMDLNDRDGVADDQDPAELSDEDRARWELARRNPRYYVNPEIVWASDELFAYEEGCLSVPEYYDSVERPARVRLRYINYAGETVEEEAEGLYAVCIQHEMDHLEGVLFIDHLSRLKRERAVAKVKKNARLAA; encoded by the coding sequence ATGTCCATTCGTCGCATCCTCACCATCGACAACGCCGCCGACCTGGCGGTGCTGAAGCAGATCTCCACCCCCGTAGAAGGGCCGGTGACCGATGAGCTGCGCCGTCTGATGGATGACATGCTCGACACCATGTACGACGCGCCCGGCATCGGCCTGGCCGCCGTCCAGATCGGCGACACGCGCCGGGTCATCGTCATGGACCTGAACGATCGCGACGGCGTCGCCGACGATCAGGACCCCGCCGAACTGTCCGACGAGGACCGGGCCAGGTGGGAGCTCGCGCGTCGCAACCCGCGCTACTACGTCAATCCCGAGATCGTCTGGGCCTCCGACGAGCTGTTCGCCTATGAGGAGGGCTGCCTGTCGGTCCCCGAATATTACGACAGCGTCGAACGCCCCGCCCGCGTCCGCCTGCGCTACATCAACTACGCCGGCGAGACGGTGGAGGAAGAGGCCGAGGGCCTCTACGCCGTCTGCATCCAGCACGAGATGGACCACCTCGAGGGCGTCCTGTTCATCGACCATCTGTCCCGGTTGAAGCGCGAGCGCGCCGTGGCCAAGGTCAAGAAGAACGCAAGGCTGGCCGCCTGA
- a CDS encoding dienelactone hydrolase family protein, whose translation MTDDPGKIPAPAIDLYTRFIHGEIGRRAFMRGVGRYAVGGLTATAIVEALMPNYALGQQVQKDDERIRASYVTVPSPDGHGSIRGYLVRPFSADSRSATPALLPGVIVIHENRGLNPHTEDVARRFALANFMAFAPDTLTTVGGYPGDDYRGGQLFASLDRAKMTQDLVAAARWLKARPDCNGKIAATGFCFGGGQANALAGILGPELAAAAPFYGGATPAAAVANIRAAILIHHGALDTRLAADYPAQVAELARHNVRHEGHLWPDSVHGFFNDATPERYNPTTAAQAWARTLEWFNEHTRAVVAA comes from the coding sequence ATGACTGATGATCCCGGGAAGATCCCGGCACCGGCGATCGACCTCTACACGCGCTTCATCCATGGCGAGATCGGGCGCCGTGCCTTCATGCGCGGGGTCGGTCGCTATGCCGTCGGCGGGCTGACCGCGACGGCGATCGTCGAGGCCCTGATGCCGAACTATGCCCTGGGTCAGCAGGTGCAGAAGGACGACGAACGGATACGCGCCTCCTATGTCACCGTGCCGTCGCCGGACGGCCACGGCTCGATCCGGGGTTATCTGGTCCGCCCCTTCAGCGCGGACTCGCGCAGCGCCACGCCCGCCCTGCTGCCGGGCGTCATCGTCATTCACGAGAACCGGGGGCTGAACCCCCATACCGAGGATGTGGCGCGTCGCTTCGCTTTGGCGAATTTCATGGCCTTCGCTCCGGACACCCTGACGACGGTGGGCGGCTACCCCGGCGACGACTACCGGGGTGGGCAGCTCTTCGCGTCGCTGGACCGCGCGAAGATGACCCAGGATCTGGTCGCCGCCGCCCGCTGGCTGAAGGCGCGCCCCGACTGCAACGGCAAGATCGCGGCGACCGGCTTCTGTTTCGGCGGAGGCCAGGCCAATGCGCTGGCCGGAATTCTGGGACCTGAGCTGGCGGCAGCGGCGCCCTTTTACGGCGGTGCGACGCCCGCGGCCGCTGTGGCGAATATCCGTGCCGCCATCCTGATCCATCACGGGGCGCTCGATACCCGGCTGGCCGCCGACTATCCGGCGCAGGTGGCCGAGCTGGCGCGCCACAATGTCCGCCACGAGGGCCATCTGTGGCCCGACTCCGTCCACGGGTTCTTCAACGACGCCACGCCCGAGCGGTACAATCCAACGACAGCGGCCCAGGCCTGGGCGCGGACGCTTGAGTGGTTCAACGAACACACACGTGCGGTGGTAGCGGCCTGA
- a CDS encoding alpha/beta hydrolase, whose protein sequence is MSRRLITLPALLLVLGLGLAACGQADDPGTGTAPVEAPAAAREASTARVEVPKVEREGVWQPGPDGTQVPLWPATVPLAKPDSGDRPEATGNGSPTVGGRPWHWATYVTRPTMTVYRPRGRNTGAAMLVLPGGGFHAVAMDLEGTEICDWVVRQGMTCVVLKYRTPQVWPTVNGRQQRPEVLLGLEDAQRAMALLRQDATTWGIDPRKIGVIGFSAGAYLVANMSNTDERTYPPTDAADRQSSRPDFAIVAYTARMLDNREGRNNLQLQPWVTISETAPPTLIIHAMDDSVDDIRQPMAYALALNDAGVPVDMRLYAKGGHAFGMRPTTDPITTDWPEQVRTWLIGLGVL, encoded by the coding sequence ATGTCACGGCGGCTGATCACCCTGCCTGCCCTCCTGCTCGTCCTGGGTCTCGGCCTCGCCGCCTGTGGTCAGGCAGATGACCCCGGGACCGGGACGGCCCCTGTCGAGGCCCCGGCCGCGGCCCGCGAGGCTTCGACCGCAAGAGTCGAGGTGCCCAAGGTGGAGCGGGAGGGCGTCTGGCAGCCCGGCCCCGACGGCACCCAGGTGCCACTCTGGCCCGCCACGGTCCCGCTCGCCAAACCCGACAGCGGCGATCGTCCCGAGGCGACCGGCAATGGGTCGCCAACGGTCGGGGGCCGGCCATGGCACTGGGCGACCTATGTCACCCGGCCGACCATGACGGTCTACCGGCCGAGGGGGCGCAACACCGGGGCCGCGATGCTGGTCCTGCCGGGCGGCGGATTCCACGCCGTGGCCATGGACCTCGAAGGCACCGAGATCTGCGACTGGGTGGTCCGGCAGGGGATGACATGCGTCGTACTCAAATACCGGACCCCGCAGGTGTGGCCGACGGTGAATGGCCGGCAGCAACGACCGGAGGTGTTGCTGGGTCTCGAAGACGCCCAACGCGCCATGGCCCTGCTGCGGCAGGACGCCACCACCTGGGGCATCGATCCACGGAAGATCGGCGTGATCGGCTTTTCGGCCGGTGCCTATCTCGTCGCCAATATGAGCAATACGGATGAGCGGACCTATCCGCCGACCGACGCCGCCGACCGCCAGTCCTCACGGCCTGACTTCGCGATCGTCGCCTATACCGCCCGCATGCTGGACAACCGCGAAGGCCGGAACAACCTGCAGCTTCAGCCCTGGGTGACGATCAGCGAAACGGCGCCGCCGACCCTCATCATTCACGCCATGGACGACTCCGTCGACGATATCCGCCAGCCCATGGCCTATGCGCTGGCGCTCAATGACGCCGGCGTGCCGGTGGACATGCGTCTGTATGCCAAGGGCGGCCATGCCTTTGGAATGCGACCGACGACCGATCCGATCACGACCGACTGGCCCGAACAGGTCAGGACCTGGCTGATCGGCCTGGGGGTGTTGTGA
- the fmt gene encoding methionyl-tRNA formyltransferase, giving the protein MRLAFMGTPEFAVPSLAELIASGHEIVAVYSQPPKPRGRGQKLTPSPVQAFAETMGLPVFTPASMKSPEAIETFQSLEVDAACVVAYGQILKTEVLDAPRLGCFNLHGSLLPRWRGAAPIQRAIMAGDRQTGVQIMRMSEGLDEGAILLSEILDIRPDDTAATLGERMSHTGASLWPRALAAIERGGVEGTEQVGEPTYAKKITPTEARIDWSRPAAGVDAHIRGLSPFPGAWFEVPGEDGPVRIKVLMSRVSTGSGAAGQVLDGALRIACGDGAVDLLRVQRAGKAAQTAEEMLRGFPLPAGTVLG; this is encoded by the coding sequence ATGCGCCTCGCCTTCATGGGTACCCCCGAATTCGCCGTGCCGTCCCTGGCCGAGCTCATCGCCTCGGGCCATGAGATCGTGGCCGTCTATTCCCAGCCGCCGAAGCCGCGCGGCCGCGGCCAGAAGCTGACGCCGTCGCCGGTGCAGGCCTTCGCCGAGACCATGGGCCTGCCGGTCTTCACCCCCGCCTCGATGAAATCCCCCGAGGCGATCGAGACCTTCCAGAGCCTCGAGGTCGACGCCGCCTGCGTCGTCGCCTACGGCCAGATCCTCAAGACCGAAGTGCTCGACGCGCCCCGCCTCGGCTGTTTCAACCTGCACGGCTCGCTCCTGCCCCGCTGGCGCGGTGCCGCCCCGATCCAGCGCGCCATCATGGCCGGCGACCGCCAGACCGGCGTCCAGATCATGCGCATGTCCGAAGGCCTCGACGAGGGCGCGATCCTGCTCTCGGAAATCCTCGACATCCGCCCGGACGACACCGCCGCCACGCTCGGCGAACGCATGTCCCACACCGGCGCCAGCCTGTGGCCCCGGGCGCTGGCCGCCATCGAGCGGGGCGGCGTCGAGGGCACGGAACAGGTCGGCGAGCCGACCTATGCGAAGAAGATCACCCCCACCGAGGCCCGCATCGACTGGTCCCGCCCGGCGGCCGGGGTCGACGCCCATATCCGCGGCCTGTCGCCCTTCCCCGGCGCCTGGTTCGAGGTTCCGGGCGAGGACGGGCCGGTGCGGATCAAGGTCCTGATGTCGCGCGTATCGACCGGCTCGGGCGCGGCGGGTCAGGTGCTGGACGGCGCCCTGCGTATCGCCTGCGGCGACGGCGCGGTCGACCTGCTCCGGGTCCAGCGCGCGGGCAAGGCGGCCCAGACGGCCGAAGAGATGTTGCGCGGCTTCCCGCTGCCGGCCGGAACGGTGCTGGGCTGA
- the truA gene encoding tRNA pseudouridine(38-40) synthase TruA yields the protein MPRYRLTLEYDGSAYNGFQAQTDQPTVQGSVETAITAFCGETVRLAAAGRTDTGVHATGQVISLDLEKDWPAKTVMNALNAHLVGEAISVLDCVGVDDDWHARFSATGRRYLYRILNRPGPPALDAGRVWHMRKSLDADAMHQAAQSLVGLHDFTTFRDVNCQSKSPEKTLDVARVSRVGDEVHLVFEARSFLHRQVRSMTGTLAEVGLGRWAIEDVAAALDARDRAACGPVAPSTGLYLTGVVY from the coding sequence ATGCCGCGCTACCGGCTCACGCTGGAGTATGACGGCTCGGCCTACAACGGCTTCCAGGCCCAGACCGACCAGCCGACCGTGCAGGGCTCCGTCGAGACGGCGATCACCGCCTTCTGCGGCGAGACCGTGCGGCTCGCCGCCGCCGGCCGCACCGACACCGGCGTCCACGCCACCGGCCAGGTCATCAGCCTCGATCTGGAAAAGGACTGGCCGGCGAAGACGGTGATGAACGCCCTCAACGCCCATCTGGTCGGCGAGGCGATCTCGGTGCTCGATTGCGTCGGCGTTGATGACGACTGGCACGCCCGCTTCTCGGCGACCGGCCGGCGCTACCTCTACCGCATCCTCAACCGCCCCGGTCCGCCCGCGCTGGACGCCGGCCGGGTCTGGCACATGCGCAAATCCCTGGACGCAGACGCCATGCACCAGGCGGCGCAGAGCCTCGTCGGCCTGCACGACTTCACCACCTTCCGCGATGTGAACTGTCAGTCGAAATCGCCGGAGAAGACGCTCGATGTCGCGCGCGTTTCACGCGTCGGCGATGAGGTGCATCTGGTCTTCGAGGCGCGCAGCTTCCTGCATCGTCAGGTCCGGTCGATGACCGGCACCCTGGCCGAGGTCGGGCTGGGCCGGTGGGCGATCGAGGACGTCGCCGCGGCCCTCGACGCCCGCGACCGCGCCGCCTGCGGCCCCGTGGCACCGTCCACGGGGCTCTATCTGACGGGCGTGGTCTACTAG
- a CDS encoding entericidin A/B family lipoprotein, protein MKKIIALTLVAASLVVSGCNTISGVGRDVSAVGSAVAAGAEGARN, encoded by the coding sequence ATGAAAAAGATCATCGCCCTGACCCTCGTCGCCGCCTCGCTGGTTGTGTCGGGCTGCAACACCATCTCGGGCGTCGGCCGTGACGTGTCCGCCGTGGGCAGCGCCGTCGCTGCGGGCGCTGAAGGCGCCAGGAACTAG
- a CDS encoding thiamine pyrophosphate-binding protein translates to MSQPANTAARRIVDTLVMNGIDRVFCVPGESYLAVLDALADVRDRIQVIACRHEAGAANMAEAYGKLTGKPGVCMVTRGPGATHASIGVHTAHQDSTPMILFVGQIALTDRGRGAFQEVDYREVFGGLAKWATEIESPERTVEVVERAFATALQGRMGPVVIALPEDILHADGGPAPIRPVTPAKAALDPAFVEQVRERLARAERPLLVLGGSGWTEDAAAAIGDWAERIGLPVTLSFRRKDILSNDRPNYAGDLGLGCNPKLTARAKAADLVIAVGARLGENPTQGYTLFTREQTADRLIHIHPGAEELGRVWTPLISATADNSLAAHALSTIGPGRTWHDEATAAHADYQAFSTPVPVTGAVNMSECMAHVGESLPPTAIITNGAGNFAAWLHRFYRHRACRTQLAPTSGAMGYGYPAALAAKSVHPDREVICIAGDGDYLMTGQEIATAVQYGINVVVVVVDNGTYGTIRMHQETHYPGATRTIATDLVNPDFVKYAEAFGAFGIRCETTAGFPAALKAARNAGRPALVHLITSAEDIAPTRTITGLRAK, encoded by the coding sequence ATGAGCCAGCCCGCCAACACCGCCGCCCGCCGCATCGTCGACACCCTCGTCATGAACGGCATCGATCGCGTCTTCTGCGTCCCGGGCGAGAGCTATCTCGCCGTCCTCGACGCCCTCGCGGACGTGCGCGACAGGATCCAGGTCATCGCCTGCCGTCATGAGGCCGGTGCCGCCAACATGGCGGAAGCGTACGGCAAGCTGACCGGCAAGCCCGGCGTCTGCATGGTCACGCGCGGGCCCGGTGCGACCCACGCCTCCATCGGCGTGCATACAGCGCATCAGGACTCCACCCCGATGATCCTGTTCGTCGGCCAGATCGCCCTGACCGACCGCGGCCGCGGCGCCTTCCAGGAGGTCGACTATCGCGAGGTCTTCGGCGGCCTGGCCAAATGGGCCACCGAGATCGAGAGCCCCGAACGCACCGTCGAGGTCGTCGAACGCGCCTTCGCCACCGCCCTGCAGGGCCGGATGGGGCCCGTGGTCATCGCCCTGCCCGAGGACATCCTCCACGCCGACGGCGGCCCGGCCCCGATCCGGCCGGTGACCCCCGCGAAGGCGGCGCTGGACCCGGCCTTCGTCGAACAGGTCCGCGAGCGGCTGGCCAGGGCCGAACGTCCCCTGCTCGTGCTGGGCGGCTCCGGCTGGACCGAGGACGCTGCCGCCGCCATCGGCGACTGGGCCGAGCGCATCGGCCTGCCGGTTACCCTGTCCTTCCGGCGCAAGGACATCCTGTCCAACGACCGTCCCAACTACGCCGGCGACCTCGGCCTCGGCTGCAATCCGAAGCTGACGGCCCGGGCGAAGGCCGCCGACCTGGTCATCGCTGTCGGCGCCCGCCTCGGTGAGAACCCGACCCAGGGCTACACCCTGTTCACCCGCGAACAGACCGCCGACCGCCTGATCCACATCCATCCGGGCGCGGAAGAGCTGGGCCGCGTATGGACCCCGCTGATCAGCGCCACGGCCGACAATTCCCTCGCCGCCCACGCCCTGTCCACGATCGGTCCGGGCCGGACCTGGCACGATGAGGCCACCGCCGCCCACGCCGACTACCAGGCCTTCTCAACGCCTGTGCCGGTCACCGGCGCGGTGAACATGAGCGAGTGCATGGCCCATGTCGGCGAGAGCCTGCCGCCGACGGCCATCATCACCAACGGCGCGGGCAATTTCGCCGCCTGGCTGCACCGCTTCTACCGCCATCGCGCCTGCCGCACCCAACTGGCCCCGACCTCGGGCGCCATGGGCTACGGCTATCCCGCCGCCCTCGCCGCCAAGTCCGTCCATCCCGACCGCGAGGTCATCTGCATCGCCGGTGACGGCGACTATCTGATGACCGGTCAGGAGATCGCCACGGCCGTCCAGTACGGCATCAATGTCGTGGTCGTGGTCGTCGACAACGGCACCTACGGCACCATCCGCATGCACCAGGAGACCCACTATCCCGGCGCGACGCGGACCATCGCCACCGACCTGGTGAACCCCGATTTCGTCAAATATGCCGAGGCCTTCGGCGCCTTCGGCATCCGCTGCGAGACCACCGCCGGCTTCCCCGCAGCCCTCAAGGCCGCACGGAACGCAGGCCGCCCCGCGCTCGTTCACCTGATCACCTCGGCCGAGGATATCGCCCCGACCCGCACCATCACCGGCCTGCGCGCGAAGTAA